In Balneolales bacterium ANBcel1, the following proteins share a genomic window:
- a CDS encoding DUF4199 family protein produces MEQAQNKSYWNAAGKAGAIFGFIVFLITIIGGYITIHSEPSGSFLMMYYASSAIGCLIALFGGVLAVKFYINEHGKELKVGRGAVIGLFTGVFIALVSVVLSMIWPVIDSSYIDNLQNAMIANIEASTMFDSAMKDEMIDATYTQMQNYHSAGNILQMLGMGAVMYGLLNVLSGMLAAKVMGKAPEEEL; encoded by the coding sequence ATGGAACAAGCACAAAACAAATCATACTGGAATGCGGCGGGCAAGGCAGGTGCCATCTTCGGCTTCATCGTCTTCTTGATCACCATTATCGGAGGCTACATCACCATCCACTCCGAACCGTCCGGTTCTTTTTTGATGATGTACTATGCCAGTTCGGCCATCGGGTGCCTGATTGCGCTTTTTGGAGGAGTCCTGGCGGTCAAGTTCTATATCAATGAGCATGGAAAAGAGCTCAAGGTGGGCAGAGGTGCGGTCATCGGACTGTTTACAGGTGTGTTCATTGCATTGGTATCCGTTGTGCTCAGCATGATCTGGCCTGTCATCGACAGCTCCTATATCGACAACCTTCAGAACGCCATGATCGCCAATATTGAGGCGAGTACTATGTTTGACAGCGCCATGAAGGATGAGATGATCGACGCCACCTATACCCAGATGCAAAACTACCACTCTGCCGGTAATATTCTGCAGATGCTCGGTATGGGAGCGGTAATGTACGGCCTGCTGAATGTCCTGAGCGGAATGCTGGCAGCAAAAGTTATGGGGAAAGCCCCGGAAGAGGAACTGTAA
- a CDS encoding DUF2085 domain-containing protein: protein MSLASGKPSTPVMKLDPLLSTIAIGIAAFLALTAWSPPLFYGTITEWAGSWPQSLFSFVCHQQIDRALFINEVPLAACSRCTGIYTGLLAGIAGSAFFFTFGKVWNRYITGIFFLVSIVLVSDGFANLLDLWRSSNHTRLLLGTAWGLSAGIMLATALTVAKPKQGG, encoded by the coding sequence CCGTCAACTCCCGTTATGAAGCTCGACCCGCTGCTATCGACCATAGCGATCGGAATTGCCGCATTCCTGGCACTGACGGCCTGGAGTCCGCCGCTCTTTTACGGTACCATCACAGAATGGGCCGGAAGCTGGCCGCAATCCCTGTTTTCATTTGTCTGCCATCAGCAGATCGACAGGGCGCTATTCATCAACGAGGTGCCGCTGGCGGCCTGCAGCCGTTGCACGGGCATCTATACCGGCCTGCTGGCGGGTATTGCCGGTTCCGCATTTTTTTTCACTTTTGGAAAGGTATGGAACCGTTATATTACAGGAATCTTTTTTTTGGTGTCTATCGTATTGGTATCTGACGGTTTTGCCAATCTGTTAGATCTTTGGCGAAGCTCCAATCACACAAGATTGTTACTCGGAACGGCCTGGGGGTTATCCGCCGGAATCATGCTGGCGACCGCCCTGACCGTTGCGAAACCTAAACAAGGAGGATAA